Genomic window (Culex pipiens pallens isolate TS chromosome 3, TS_CPP_V2, whole genome shotgun sequence):
atataccaatatagacccccgttgatcaggtagatcatcaggtcataactctatggagttcctggaggacccataacaatccaacatggcgaagggtatccatcgtgattcactgaagctacctgaagctataccgatggttaatataccaatataaaccctcgttgatcaggtagatcaacAGGTCATAACTctatggagttcctggaggacccataataatccaacgtaccccagagtatctattgtggttcactgaagctacctgaagctataccgatggtttatataccaatatagacccccgttgatcagatagatcatcaggtcataactcccgggagctcctggaggacccataacaatccaacatggcgaagggtatccatcgtgattcactgaagctacctgaagctataccgatggttaatataccaatataaaccctcgttgatcaggtagatcatctggtcataactctatggagttcctggaggacccataataatccaacgtaccccagagtatatatcgtggttcactgaagctacctgaagctataccgatggtttatataccaatatagaccctcgttgatcaggtagatcatcaggtcataactcccgggagctcctggaggacccataataatccaacatggcggaggatatccatggtggttcactgaagctacctgaagctataccgatggtttatataccaatatagacccccgttgatcaggtagatcatcaggtcataacttccgggagttcctagaggacccataacaatccaacatggcgaagggtatccatcgtggtttactgaagctacctgaagctataccgatgggtaATATAtacatatagacccccgttgatcaggtagatcatcaggtcataacttccgagagttcctggaggacccataacaatccaacatggcgaagggtatccatcgtggttcactgaagctacctgaagctataccgatggttagttcaACCATATAGACCCTCGAtgatcaagtagatatctagggcatgacttcccggagttcttggatacccagatttgtggatggtcctctacccgtgttttgtggatgaccccttatatacatatttcatttatatgtaaataaagtacattaaaaaagaaaaccccattttacgccaaaaccccgaaataacgctcccccgatttgcgctcaaaccccgaaataacgctcccccgaattgcgctctcccccggtgtgcgcccccccaaaaagagcgcacatggGGGATTTAGTGTACAATCAAATAAATATATCTTCATagcacatacacatacacattagcccgggtcaaaaaaattaaagttgctcaaatcaaaaattatatgagattgcccgaaagagtactcaaaatggaggctcaggccaaaatttcagctcatttggttgaaaactggcttgccttgagcaggaacaagtttaaatgggaattaacccgtaaaactggagcatttaggtaaattgctctgtacaagtcagccgttaacaaatgacaacttttgcataccatggggtcctaggggatggtctggggaacaattcctccaAAGGGTGTAAGACGATCCGAGGCCCCTGGCcttgccttgaaccggattTATTCCGGCGTCGCAAAAATTCgcatggtcccagcaaaatgtatagggaaaaatcatagcacactaagaaggctgcctcgatcagaggatgccacatggcaatcagccaccacgtggccGGAAAACAACTTCGAATTCGGCTTCAAAACTACATTAAGCGTTTTTAAGGTGTTTTTGATCAAATATTTGGCTGAATAAAATGTTCTATGAATAACAAATCTactttaaaagcaaaaattgatgaTACCCTCCTGCCACGTGGGGGCTGATTaccatgtggcgtcctctgatcgaggcaaccttcttagtgtgctttgatttttccctatacattttgctgggaccatgcGAATTTTTGCGACGCCGGAATAaatccggttcaaggcaagCCCAGGGACCTcagatcgtcttgcacccttcggaggaattgttccccagaccatcccctaggaccccatggtatgcaaaagtcgtcatttgttaacggctgacttgtacagggcaatttacctaaatgctccagttttacgggttaattcccatttaaacttatTCCTGCgcaaggcaagccagttttcaaccaaatgggctgaaattttggcctgagcctccattttgagtactctttcgggcaatctcatataatttttgatttgagcaactttaatttttttgacccgggctaatacACATACATGCCCTGAAGAATAACGTAATTGCACCTCAAGCAATGAGCAAATGTATCCGGAAGTGAAAATCAAAAACGTTATGAATTTAACGGTTTGATTACTCCATTCTTTACCACCGTATAAAACTTGATCAACGATTATTCTACCAAAactgttttgttaaataaaaCCCATTCACGTTCGCTCAACGCACCTAATAACTTTTAAGGATAATTTTCGCCCATcgtttgatgaaatattttccTTCCAACCCTCTCTGTTTTTTGACACCTACGTCAATTGCACCTTCGCAACGCCCCGTTGAAAATACCTGGACTGTAGCGAAACGACGCGGGGAGAAGCAAACAGTAAATGGAAAACTTTTAATGATCATGCACGAGTTGGTTGACAGGAGAGTAATTAAATTCGTCACATTTTTCGCTGATGAAACTTTTGCCGGAAAAACAACTGGACCAAATCCATCCATTAATCGAAATCATGAtggtaaattttaattgaagcttttttttttattacaattcCATACTAAACTATTGCATGAAAAACCTAGTACGTCTCATTCATCTTCATCTCGTCAAAGTGATACACCATCACATTCTTGTAGTACATGTTCTTCGTGAAGAAGTAAGTAAAGTCGATATCGCGATCCAGCGGGAATCCAAGCGGCAAGCTATCCAGGAACCGCGATCCAGATCCAACTCCACAGCTGTACGAGAAGTCATAGCTCGAGAGTTGCTGATCCTTCGGAGCGTAGTACGGAGTGATGACAAAGTAGAACGTCATCTCGAAGCCAGACGGAAGACCCTTCGGCAGCAGCAGACGATCTGGGAAGCCACAGTGAGCCTCGGACATGTCCAACGGGAACTGCTCACCTCCCTTGTACGCCGTCATGATTTTCTTGTACAGCTCAACGTACGAGGTACGATCCTTGACGCTCCAGAAATAGTCGCGAGAGCTGCGCACGATGGTGTTCTTTCCGGCCACAAAGTCGTACAGATACTGATCAACCTGGAAGAAGTACTTTCGCAGGTGCTGCAGCTGCTGCAGATCGTACATCTTCGGGCCCATGTACATGCGGACGACACCCTTGCCAGCGAACTCGGACACCACATCCATGGTGTACGAGAATGGCTTGTGGTTGATGCGCTTCTGGCGAGCCAGCACCGAAAAGTCCCAGAACTTGTCCGACGAGAAGCCCATTGGGATGATGTTGCTGATGTCTGAATCATAGTACTCGAAGTAAGTCACCAGCTTGTCGAAAGCAACGTTCTTGATTTCGACTCCCTTGAAGTTCAGCTCATCGAAGGTGTAGCGTGGAAGCAAATCCTTGAAGTGCCAGTAGAAGCCCATGATCTTAAAGTACAGCTGGTAGAACAGAGGATCACGCAGCGACGTCTCAAAGTGCATCAAGGAGCTTGGCCAGACCTTGGATCCGGTGAAGTAAAAATCACTGCCACTGAAAGCGATACGGGTGAGGATTTCAATGTTCTTGAAATAGTCATCGTTCAAGCTGTCCGGGTTCGAGTTGATCATGTTGCCGAGATAGTCGATGGATTCTGGCTTGCGGAAGTCGATGACGGTTCCATCGGGCATCGTGTAGGTTCCAAGATCGATCACTTGACGGATGCGTTCTTCGTAAGCTTTGAGCAGATCAAACTTGAAGTAGTTTGACTTGGGAATGGTGTAGTAGTCTTTGCGACCGTTAAATGGCACTCCGTTCCAGTAGCTCAGCTTTGGCCAGTATCCGGTTTTGATGGGTTGATCCCACGGGAACTCGCCAAGCGGTTGCAAAAAGTTGGCCTGACGCTCCAAGTAGTAGCGAGCAAGCAGCTGCTGGTACATGTACAGATACTGTTCTCCGCGACGATCCTTGAACAGGTTGAGTCTGTCGGTGCCCATGAAGATCGGATAGTCCATCATGAAGTAGTAATAGTACGAGTTGAGTCCGATGTCCTCGGTGAAGTAGCTCAGCTTGTCCTCTCCCATGTATTCAATCGGATACACGGCGGTATAGTTGGAGTAAACCACGTTGTACTTTCCGTTGCTGGTGAAGCCAAATTTGGGCTCGTACATCTTCTTGAACATGGCCTTGTGGATCATGTCAGTGTTGAAGAAATAGTACGGGTAGATCTCATAGATGGGTGGCAGGACGAAGCCCTTCAGGTCGGGACGTTGGAAGACGGCCATGGTCAGCGCGTAGATGAACATTCCCTCGTTGACATTTTCACGAGCCCAAACGACGTTCTTGTAGAAAGTGTCCCAGTCGGCCGAGTTGTAGAAGAACGTAAACAGCAGGTAGGTCTGCTTCATGTACGTCAAGTTGTAGATGGTGAAGATCTCACCCTTGGTCAGGAAGCCCAGCTTGAAGTTGTCGAAGAACTCCGTCACCTCGTTGTAGTTGATGTACTTTGATTCATCGGTGATCCAGGTCTTGGTGTATGGGAGATATTCCTCAAACATGAGCGGCAGCTGGATGTTGCGCAGTACCTCGAAGAAGAACTTCTGCTTCATCAAGAAGTCTTTATCGGCTGGCGAAGAAGAGAAACGGTAAAGTATTCACTTAGTGCAAACGCTTTGAAATACTCACCATACTTGATATCACCGACGGCACGCTGACCAGTGGGAATGAATCCAGCACTGGCCACAGCGACCAGGCTGAGTGCTACTGCTGCTATAGACCACCTCATCTTGAGTCCTCTCCAATTGAGCACTGCTCTCAGGATGACTTGGAGGTTGTTTTAGTACCAGCTTTTATAGCTTGTGGACTACTACTATCAAGTAAAATTCTTAATGTACCTTCCCAATCCCAGGTCATTATAAATATCagtaaaaaatgacaaaaaatgttgtgtttaACAATATTGATGAAATATGCACGACGAAGAGTCTGACTTACTGATATGTAGACGGTCgcaagtgttttgaaatgccaaataatcaaaataaatacgTGTTGCACAGTCAGTCAAGCGAAAAATCGACCGATAATGTAGCTGgctgaaatgattgaaaaaaactaacttaatccacctatgtggttgaagccttcctcactcattaccaacaatggctgatttgatggggttgtacacaaatttcatctattttttagattcgGATTaagaaagtacataaatatcacttaaatggccatatctcgagacagggttgccagatcttcaatgttttggacttgttggaaaggtcttttgataacctattcaacgatgggtcggataatggatccggacatagtttacatacatttaagtgagatccggcttccaaaaagtacataaatatcacttaaatggccatatttcgagacagggttgccagatcttcaatgttttggactcgttggaaaggtcttttgataacctaaccaacgatgggtcagatggtggatccggacatagtttacatacatttaagtgagatccggcttccaaaaagtacataaatatcacttaagtggaaaaatctcgagacagggttgccagatcttcaataatttgtactcgttggaaaggtcttttgataatctatccaacgatgggtcggatggtggatccggacatagtttacatacatttaagtgagatccggcttcaaaaaagtacatcaatatcacttaaatggccatatttcgagacagggttgccagatcttcaatgttttggactcgttggaaaggtcttttgataacctatccaacgatgggttggatggtggatccggacatagtttacatacatttaagtgagatccggcttccaaaaagtacataaatatcacttaaatggccatatttcgagacagggttgccagatcttcaatgttttggactcgttagaaaggtcttttgataacctaaccaacgatgggtcagatggtggatccggacatagtttacatacatttaagtgagatccggcttccaaaaagtacataaatatcacttaaatggccatatttcgagacagggttgccagatcttcaatgttttggactcgttggaaaggtcttttgataacctaaccaacgatgggtcggatggtggatccggacatagtttacatacatttaagtgagatccggcttccaaaaagtacataaatatcacttaagtggaaaaatctcgagacagggttgccagatcttcaataatttgtactcgttggaaaggtcttttgataatctatccaacgatgggtcggatggtggatccggacatagtttacatacatttaagtgagatccggcttcaaaaaagtacataaatatcacttaaatggccatatctcgagacagggttgccagatcttcaatgttttggacttgttggaaaggtcttttgataacctatccaacgatgggtcggatgatggatccggacatagtttacatacatttaagtgagatccggcttccaaaaagtacataaatatcacttaagtggacaaatctcgagacagggttgccaaatcttcaataatttgtactcgttggaaagttcttttgataatctatccaacgatgggtcggatggtggatccggacatagtttacatacatttaagtgagatccggcttccaaaaagtacataaatatcacttaaatggccatatttcgagacagggttgccagatcttcaatgttttggactcgttggaaaggtcttttgataacctatccaacgatgggttggatggtggatccggacatagtttacatacatttaagtgagatccggcttccaaaaagtacataaatatcacttaaatggccatatttcgagacagggttgccagatcttcaatgttttggactcgttagaaaggtcttttgataacctatccaacgttgggtcggatggtggatccggacatagtttacatacatttaagtgagatccggcttcaaaaaagtacataaatatcacttaaatggccatatctctagacagggttgccagatcttcaatgttttggactcgttggaaagattttttgataacctatccaacgatgggtcagatggtggatccggacatagtttacatacatttaagtgagatccagatatatgtgaaaacacagttttatacataacttttgaactacttatcgaaacttcaatctttataaaactcgatctatgggacccttaaccaagtcgaatgcaacaggttcgggtcaaatcggttcagccagtgccgagaaacatgagctagtttgttggtcacatacatacatacacacacacatacacacacacatacacacacacatacacacagacatttgttcagttttcgattttgagtcgatatgtatacatgaaggtgggtctacgacgtttttatacaaagttcatttttagagcaggattatagccttacctcagtgaggaaggcaaaaacgcgTGATGTGAAGTCATGGGTCAAAATTTCAACTCCATAAACCGTCAAGagattgcaaaatttattttcaattgtctaaagcaatttaaaaataaaaataactgacCTAACATAACAAACATGACTGAAACAGTAGCAAATACAGCAAATGTGCATTTCTGCGACATAATCTCAAAAGCTGCCTTCAATCAGCATGGCTCGTCAATCAAAGGCACATGGTTCAAGCACAACCGAAGCATTCACAATGTGTTTCCAGCCTTGtggttttaatttcaaaaagcgTCATTTTTATGCTCCAGATAATGATATCAAAGTATGTTCACGGATACCTGGATATCGGCACGTGAAGCTTCCCCGCAGCTCATCCGCTTCCTCCGCAAATTTCCACTTCATCTGAGCTGTAACGAGCAAAAAGGGATGAATATCGACACTCACACGAACCACAATTCACACACCCATACCCAATCCATTTACTGCTCTCTAATGGGTAAGCTTAGGTCGGATACAGGATATGATGTGGACCATGTATTTCCTTCTCTCCAGAGCTTTGGCACTGCCGGGAACATTCTCTAACGGTCGCTCATCCAACCGACCCGTGTTTGTGTATTTGAAACGACTGAATGGGTTCTGATTACTTCCAgatgaataaattttatttttaaattgagggTTTATAGATTCAgagtatattgaaaaaaaatcctgcagTGGCTTTCATAATAACCTTCAAAGTTGTTGCCAAAAAAGGTGTTTGATTAAAAGCAAACGTGATTACAAGCTCAGTtgcttttgaaaaacaattgcTCAAGACAATTTTATACACGTGCGATTGCATCATTCTTCTTCGctgaatattgaaaacaaaaaaaaaaataacaatcgtCTAGACGATgcaaaaatgttctacaaaacaAAAGGAATTGATAACCGGAGATTTAACTACTCAGTATAAAAGACCCAGGTGGACTCCCCCAAAAATCATCCTGAGAGCAGTGCTCAATCGGAGAGGACTCAAGATGAGGTGGTCTATAGCAGCAGTAGCACTCAGCCTGGTCGCTGTGGCCAGTGCTGGATTCATTCCCACTGGTCAGCGTGCCGTCGGTGATATCAAGTATGGTGAGTATTTCAAAGCGTTTGCACTAAGTGAATACTTTACCGTTTCTCTTCTTCGCCAGCCGATAAAGACTTCTTGATGAAGCAGAAGTTCTTCTTCGAGGTACTGCGCAACATCCAGCTGCCGCTCATGTTTGAGGAATATCTCCCATACACCAAGACCTGGATCACCGATGAATCAAAGTACATCAACTACAACGAGGTGACGGAGTTCTTCGACAACTTCAAGCTGGGCTTCCTGACCAAGGGTGAGATCTTCACCATCTACAACTTGACGTACATGAAGCAGACCTACCTGCTGTTTACGTTCTTCTACAACTCGGCCGACTGGGACACTTTCTACAAGAACGTCGTTTGGGCTCGTGAAAATGTCAACGAGGGAATGTTCATCTACGCGCTGACCATGGCCGTCTTCCAACGTCCCGACCTGAAGGGCTTCGTCCTGCCACCCATCTATGAGATCTACCCGTACTATTTCTTCAACACTGACATGATCCACAAGGCCATGTTCAAGAAGATGTACGAGCCCAAATTTGGCTTCACCAGCAACGGAAAGTACAACGTGGTTTACTCCAACTATACCGCCGTGTATCCGATTGAATACATGGGAGAGGACAAGCTGAGCTACTTCACCGAGGACATCGGACTCAACTCGTACTATTACTACTTCATGATGGACTATCCGATCTTCATGGGCACCGACAGACTCAACCTGTTCAAGGATCGTCGCGGAGAACAGTATCTGTACATGTACCAGCAGCTGCTTGCTCGCTACTACTTGGAGCGTCAGGCCAACTTTTTGCAACCGCTTGGCGAGTTCCCGTGGGATCAACCCATCAAAACCGGATACTGGCCAAAGCTGAGCTACTGGAACGGAGTGCCATTTAACGGTCGCAAAGACTACTACACCATTCCCAAGTCAAACTACTTCAAGTTTGATCTGCTCAAAGCTTACGAAGAACGCATCCGTCAAGTGATCGATCTTGGAACCTACACGATGCCCGATGGAACCGTCATCGACTTCCGCAAGCCAGAATCCATCGACTATCTCGGCAACATGATCAACTCGAACCCGGACAGCTTGAACGATGACTATTTCAAGAACATTGAAATCCTCACCCGTATCGCTTTCAGTGGCAGTGATTTTTACTTCACCGGATCCAAGGTCTGGCCAAGCTCCTTGATGCACTTTGAGACGTCGCTGCGTGATCCTCTGTTCTACCAGCTGTACTTTAAGATCATGGGCTTCTACTGGCACTTCAAGGATTTGCTTCCACGCTACACCTTCGATGAGCTGAACTTCAAGGGAGTCGAAATCAAGAACGTTGCTTTCGACAAGCTGGCGACTTACTTCGAGTACTATGATTCGGACATCAGCAACATCATCCCGATGGGCTTCTCGTCGGACAAGTTCTGGGACTTTTCGGTGCTGGCTCGCCAGAAGCGCATCAACCACAAGCCATTCTCGTACACCATGGATGTGGTGTCCGAGTTCGCTGGAAAGGGTGTCGTCCGCATGTACATGGGCCCGAAGATGTACGATTTGCAGCAGCTGCAGCACCTGCGAAAGTACTTCTTCCAGGTTGATCAGTATCTGTACGACTTTGTGGCTGGAAAGAACACCATCGTGCGCAGCTCTCGCGACTATTTCTGGAGCGTCAAGGATCGTACCTCGTACGTTGAGCTGTACAAGAAGATCATGACGGCGTACAAGGGAGGTGAGAAGTTCCCGTTGGACATGTCTGAGGCTCACTGTGGCTTCCCGGATCGTCTGCTGCTGCCGAAGGGTCTTCCGTCTGGCTTCGAGATGACGTTCTACTTTGTCATCACTCCGTACTATGCTCCGAAGGACCAGCAACTCTCGAGCTATGACTTCTCGTACAGCTGTGGAGTTGGATCTGGATCGCGGTACCTGGACAGCTTGCCGCTTGGATTCCCGCTGGATCGCGATATCGACTTTACTTACTTCTTCACGAAGAACATGTACTACAAGAATGTGATGGTGTATCACTTTGACGAGATGAAGATgaatcaaactttttaaatattcttttgAGAAATAAAGTTATCTTTTTAGCAACGTAACTTCTTGATCGGTCTCAAGTTATTCAACAGTCTTTTTACCCACTTTCGGTAGGAACATTTTATGTTGAAGGACACAAAGCGCGCGTATAAACACATAGCAGTTTTATCTTGGTCTTTGGTGCTGATGTCCCCTACCCAAATCCAATTTGTTAAGTTTCCAGCTTTTAAATCATctaattgaatatttgattaaataagctaaaagttagagcaaaaaaaaagcgtcTCGCGGGAGGAAAACTCGCCACGTGCTTCACGTTTCCGgaagtgtatttttctttccaaATTGTTTCCTGGCCCAGTGCTCCAAGGAGTGGGAAAATTAAGAGGGGGATAATTTTAAAGCGACAAACACCGCAACAAACTTTACCTGTTTCGTCAAGTGACGCAAAATTGTTTATATGTTTTCGACGAGGAAAACTCTCAATTTTTTCATCGCGGCTGGAAGTAATTATTCCGTCGTTTAAGGATTTTGGTTGAAGATTTTGGCACCCAGTTTCAACTTGTGTACAATTTGATTAGTTGCTAAATTAGTTTACTTAGGTTCAGAGGTTCGTCAGCTTAATCAACAATTTcttacacaaaatttaaattttagatttcctGCATGAAACATGTAAGCAAAGAGAGATTAATTCCGTTTGTGTTGTATTCAATCTACTTTTTTTGAGAACCTCTGTAAGCAAATACAATTATAAACTTTTGCACCTTATCCAAAAGTATTTCCGTGGAACTGTCGGTGACATTTTAAAATCATCACTAATGGACAGAAATGAGGTCACAGCGAGGAAGCGCTCCCTGCACTAACAATCTCATCCTGCTGCCTGggagtcaattataaatttAGCAATCGACGCTTCACATCTTAACGTCATTAGTTAAGTGGGTTTATTCTTGTGACCAGCGTGTCCAGTTTGCATGTCGGAACTTTCCCCAAGCATGGTAGATCTCCATCGCCAACATGGGGTGCAGCACAGATTCCTTGAAACTGTGCTCCGGTGCTGCTGACACGCTTGTCACCACATTCAAATCGGTGTGACTAGGTGGGTTGGTATTGCTTCCTGTGCTGCGAGTGTAGAGTCTTTTTTTGACGTACAAATAAGGggttacaaaaatgttttttgctgcAATTTAGGACTTCATTGTgaagtaattgattttttaatttagaaggtTTCATTCACACGGATTTTGCGGGGATTTTTCACCAAGCATATTTTTAATTACTGCGATTTCGTGTACGCCAAGGATGTGTATGAACTTCCAATGCCTACCCTTTCCTCTTTGCCAAGTGGTGGACTCTAATGCAATTATTTTGCTTATTAAGTTATGAGAGGAGAGCAGCTCGCTTCCGTAAATTGAATTTCCTGCCATATCCatttaaagtttcaaaagaGTGTGCCGCCTtcccatcatcatcgtcgtcgtcgtcgccaccgCCGTCAGTCAGCAAGTGCTCCCTCTCTAGTGAAGACACACACCCTTGTGAGGGAACATCGAGGCGAACGTCAACAACCGGTATCAGTAGCATATGGTCTTCCGTTTGGCGCTTCCTGGGCGCTGCCACTGAAATGCACACTGCGTTGCTGCCACCGTCACCTCGAGCAGCGGTAAAtaacacaggaataccaaattttggtataacaaaacaataccaagttgaggtatTCAAGATTTTGGAACATTACTTGAacac
Coding sequences:
- the LOC120425228 gene encoding hexamerin-1.1-like, whose amino-acid sequence is MRWSIAAVALSLVAVASAGFIPTGQRAVGDIKYADKDFLMKQKFFFEVLRNIQLPLMFEEYLPYTKTWITDESKYINYNEVTEFFDNFKLGFLTKGEIFTIYNLTYMKQTYLLFTFFYNSADWDTFYKNVVWARENVNEGMFIYALTMAVFQRPDLKGFVLPPIYEIYPYYFFNTDMIHKAMFKKMYEPKFGFTSNGKYNVVYSNYTAVYPIEYMGEDKLSYFTEDIGLNSYYYYFMMDYPIFMGTDRLNLFKDRRGEQYLYMYQQLLARYYLERQANFLQPLGEFPWDQPIKTGYWPKLSYWNGVPFNGRKDYYTIPKSNYFKFDLLKAYEERIRQVIDLGTYTMPDGTVIDFRKPESIDYLGNMINSNPDSLNDDYFKNIEILTRIAFSGSDFYFTGSKVWPSSLMHFETSLRDPLFYQLYFKIMGFYWHFKDLLPRYTFDELNFKGVEIKNVAFDKLVTYFEYYDSDISNIIPMGFSSDKFWDFSVLARQKRINHKPFSYTMDVVSEFAGKGVVRMYMGPKMYDLQQLQHLRKYFFQVDQYLYDFVAGKNTIVRSSRDYFWSVKDRTSYVELYKKIMTAYKGGEQFPLDMSEAHCGFPDRLLLPKGLPSGFEMTFYFVITPYYAPKDQQLSSYDFSYSCGVGSGSRFLDSLPLGFPLDRDIDFTYFFTKNMYYKNVMVYHFDEMKMNETY
- the LOC120425227 gene encoding hexamerin-1.1-like, producing MRWSIAAVALSLVAVASAGFIPTGQRAVGDIKYADKDFLMKQKFFFEVLRNIQLPLMFEEYLPYTKTWITDESKYINYNEVTEFFDNFKLGFLTKGEIFTIYNLTYMKQTYLLFTFFYNSADWDTFYKNVVWARENVNEGMFIYALTMAVFQRPDLKGFVLPPIYEIYPYYFFNTDMIHKAMFKKMYEPKFGFTSNGKYNVVYSNYTAVYPIEYMGEDKLSYFTEDIGLNSYYYYFMMDYPIFMGTDRLNLFKDRRGEQYLYMYQQLLARYYLERQANFLQPLGEFPWDQPIKTGYWPKLSYWNGVPFNGRKDYYTIPKSNYFKFDLLKAYEERIRQVIDLGTYTMPDGTVIDFRKPESIDYLGNMINSNPDSLNDDYFKNIEILTRIAFSGSDFYFTGSKVWPSSLMHFETSLRDPLFYQLYFKIMGFYWHFKDLLPRYTFDELNFKGVEIKNVAFDKLATYFEYYDSDISNIIPMGFSSDKFWDFSVLARQKRINHKPFSYTMDVVSEFAGKGVVRMYMGPKMYDLQQLQHLRKYFFQVDQYLYDFVAGKNTIVRSSRDYFWSVKDRTSYVELYKKIMTAYKGGEKFPLDMSEAHCGFPDRLLLPKGLPSGFEMTFYFVITPYYAPKDQQLSSYDFSYSCGVGSGSRYLDSLPLGFPLDRDIDFTYFFTKNMYYKNVMVYHFDEMKMNQTF